Sequence from the Zeugodacus cucurbitae isolate PBARC_wt_2022May chromosome 2, idZeuCucr1.2, whole genome shotgun sequence genome:
TGTCCTAACTCTCTTTGagcttttcaaatttattattcattatttgtCGAAGTTAACGGATAAACATATAATCTTTTCTCCAAATCTAATCAAGGTCACCGGTGCAGCAGGTGGTCTCGGAAAATGTATAGCTGCCGAATTAGCCGCTAAGGGATGTCATGTCGCTATATGTGATATCAATTTCGATTTGGCCGTGGCGACAGCAAAGGAAATCGCCGATAGATATGGCGTCAAGGCAAAAGCCTATAAGGTGAGTGCGTTGAGACCTCAATTCAAACAATTCAATTAGGTTAATAATGTCTCTTATAATAGGTGGACGTCACTAATTACGATGAGATCGTGGAGCTCAATGAGAAACTAACCACCGAAATTGGGGCTGCCACTATACTCGTGAATAATGCAGGGTTGCTGTTACATTCAGATCAACTGAATCCCACAGTGGAAGAAATTGAGTTGATGGTTAAAGTCAATTACTTGTCACATTATCTAGTAAATTgaagaattatatataatttaatagctTCTAAAATCATATGCATTCTTCTCTAGACAAATCGCGTGTTTCtgccaaatatgaaaaaagcCAAACGGGGCCATATTGTGGCTATTAGCTCAGTGTCTGGTAATTTTTATTCACAAAAAATAGCTTCAGAACTAATTACGAAATATCTTTTCTCAATCCTATACAGGTCTAGTCCTGCTGCCACTAGCTGAGCCATATTGCAGTGCCAAAACCGCTGTGCGCACCCTAATGCGTGTCTTGCGCGCCGAGCTGCGTCTAAACAATATTACGGGCATTGGCGTGACCACAGTGTTTCCCTCATTTCTAAAAACTCACTCCAAAGTGGAAAAATTAGCTCGAGATAGCGGTTATGCCGAAATTTATCCATTGTTGAATGGTGAAGAGGTGGCGCGAAGGACTGTGCGCGGTATGCTGCGTGGTGAAGTGGAAATCGCGATGCCAGAATTCTTTATGTTCGGCTATCGTTTTATGACGTAAGTATAGTTATGAAAGTATAGGTATAGTGTTAGTTGTTATAGTTTCTTCATTCAAATTACAGTATTTTGCCGTCATGTGTACAGGATTTTTTGGCTTCTTCACCATCATTTGCTAAATCTACTTACTTACGTACAGtggcagcaataaaaacaaattaaattttttttcttattttatatagtGATAgtaaatttctcaaaataaagAGTTTAGTATAAACATTGTAGACCAGTGGTGGTCAACCAATTGCTAGTTATTTCCCTTTGGCTCACAAGAATATCGTGGTGATTGAATATTCGATTACGTTcagatgttattgttgtttttataattttttgtttgtttaatgacTTCTTAGTCATATTTATTTCTCGTTACCGACTGCCAATAAGGATTCAACTAAGTCTTTGATTGCGAAATTTAATTATGTGGCACATTTCTgggtgatttaaaaaaaaacgctttaGAATTAAATCAGAAcctatttcatacatatttactgttTCTTCCAGACAAATCATGCATGGAATGTACAAAGAATGGACATATTGCGGCTATAAGCTCTGAAGCCGATtcgagtatttttatttttttaatttataacctaatttgagtaaaaatggtcctcatgttcgatatctgggactTAGATTGGATCAAAATTGTCataattttgattgaaatattttttccgaTATCAACATTGGTGATTGtgattgtgaaaaaatttgatagattttaatgaaaagtaGGCGATATGATTGTTTTAAGATATTTCAAACTGCAACCTAAGAATATCAAGataattttgtgtaaaaaacttgctacaaacaacaataaaaactccTTCGAAGTCTGCCGACAAAAAGAAGTCATCCAACCgtttcatacatattcataaatattaacgAGTATagatttggttgatatagctatCTTTGATTAGATACAAAACTTGATTACACTCGCTCACCGATTATATACCGGAACTGACTTTGCAGTTTattctaaaacaatataaataattgcagtgaagatgaaaaaatatttcattaacttctataattatttaattgtatctTCAATGGCCTTAGTCATATTCGTGAAATGCTGATCAAAAGAATCACTCGTGCAATTCAAGAAATGCTACTTTTCTGCGATCAAGTCAATTCGCAAGCTCAGTATACTTTCAGCGGTTGCGGTGATCACAACGGTTTTCTTCATTATTCGTTGCCGAAATTATTCTTTGATaacaaatacttaaaaaagtttgaaatctTAATAACAATGACATctgatacatttaaaaaaatacgcgCCTGGCTGGCCGTCGCGCTCTTAACGTTATTGATGCCGACCATTCTCTTCTTTTCGGTGTTGATATATTTCTACGATAGTTATGTGAGAAGTAGAGTGTGCAAAAGCATTGCCGGCGACGTGGCTGTGGTAATTATTTGGTTGAAAGTGTAATATATACTCAAGTAAAATCTGAAATTtagacaaaaataacaaataaattctataaaattacCGAAATTTTACGGAAATATCGAACTAATTAACTACAAAGTG
This genomic interval carries:
- the LOC105209515 gene encoding 17-beta-hydroxysteroid dehydrogenase 13-like isoform X1, yielding MASDTLKKIRAWLGFALLTLFTPIILFISVLIYFYDNYVRSRVCKNIAGEVAVVTGAAGGLGKCIAAELAAKGCHVAICDINFDLAVATAKEIADRYGVKAKAYKVDVTNYDEIVELNEKLTTEIGAATILVNNAGLLLHSDQLNPTVEEIELMVKVNYLSHYLTNRVFLPNMKKAKRGHIVAISSVSGLVLLPLAEPYCSAKTAVRTLMRVLRAELRLNNITGIGVTTVFPSFLKTHSKVEKLARDSGYAEIYPLLNGEEVARRTVRGMLRGEVEIAMPEFFMFGYRFMTILPSCVQDFLASSPSFAKSTYLRTVAAIKTN
- the LOC105209515 gene encoding 17-beta-hydroxysteroid dehydrogenase 13-like isoform X2, which translates into the protein MASDTLKKIRAWLGFALLTLFTPIILFISVLIYFYDNYVRSRVCKNIAGEVAVVTGAAGGLGKCIAAELAAKGCHVAICDINFDLAVATAKEIADRYGVKAKAYKVDVTNYDEIVELNEKLTTEIGAATILVNNAGLLLHSDQLNPTVEEIELMVKVNYLSHYLTNRVFLPNMKKAKRGHIVAISSVSGLVLLPLAEPYCSAKTAVRTLMRVLRAELRLNNITGIGVTTVFPSFLKTHSKVEKLARDSGYAEIYPLLNGEEVARRTVRGMLRGEVEIAMPEFFMFGYRFMTQIMHGMYKEWTYCGYKL